The Argentina anserina chromosome 3, drPotAnse1.1, whole genome shotgun sequence genome includes a region encoding these proteins:
- the LOC126788360 gene encoding arabinogalactan protein 13-like, with translation MESMKMKLSVAMLVVVMVALSSIEKVAAADAPAPTPTSDATTLFVPTFFASLAALAFGVLF, from the coding sequence ATGGAGTCAATGAAGATGAAGCTTTCAGTGGCTATGTTGGTGGTTGTGATGGTGGCCTTGTCAAGCATTGAGAAGGTGGCTGCAGCTGATGCTCCAGCACCTACCCCAACATCTGATGCCACCACCCTCTTTGTGCCCACTTTCTTTGCATCTCTAGCAGCTTTGGCTTTTGGGGTCCTCTTCTGA
- the LOC126787915 gene encoding uncharacterized protein LOC126787915 isoform X1, giving the protein MEKDGKSSKSRESEFVLQWGNKKRLRCQKVKVKKERTFDDNNMPKSRKLKDSPSPLLQRINNRSSAPPMNSRKLFITSPEKEDRYYTTRGSLGLDDNGKMLGLDHHGHAVEDKGSNVWPKLFLSLSSKEKEEDFMAMKGCKLPQRPKKRGKLLQKSLHLVMPGVWLSDLCRERYEVREKKTSKKRARGLKAMGSLDSDSD; this is encoded by the exons ATGGAGAAGGATGGGAAGAGCAGTAAAAGTAGAGAGTCGGAGTTTGTGCTGCAGTGGGGGAACAAGAAGAGGCTTAGATGTCAGAAGGTGAAGGTCAAGAAAGAACGAACCTTTGATGACAACAACATGCCCAAATCCAGGAAACTCAAAGACTCTCCCTCTCCACTACTTCAGCGCATCAACAA CAGGAGCTCAGCGCCACCAATGAATAGTAGGAAGTTATTTATCACATCTCCAGAGAAGGAAGATAGGTATTACACAACTAGGGGTTCCTTAGGCTTAGATGATAATGGTAAGATGTTAGGATTAGATCACCATGGTCATGCAGTGGAGGATAAAGGAAGCAATGTGTGGCCTAAATTGTTCCTATCATTGTCTAGCAAAGAAAAGGAAGAGGATTTCATGGCAATGAAAGGGTGTAAGTTACCGCAAAGGCCCAAGAAAAGAGGAAAGTTGCTTCAAAAGAGCTTACAT TTGGTAATGCCAGGTGTATGGTTATCAGATTTGTGCCGAGAGAGGTATGAAGTGAGGGAGAAGAAGACTTCCAAAAAG AGAGCCAGGGGATTGAAGGCTATGGGAAGTTTGGATAGTGATTCAGACTGA
- the LOC126787915 gene encoding uncharacterized protein LOC126787915 isoform X2 gives MEKDGKSSKSRESEFVLQWGNKKRLRCQKVKVKKERTFDDNNMPKSRKLKDSPSPLLQRINKSSAPPMNSRKLFITSPEKEDRYYTTRGSLGLDDNGKMLGLDHHGHAVEDKGSNVWPKLFLSLSSKEKEEDFMAMKGCKLPQRPKKRGKLLQKSLHLVMPGVWLSDLCRERYEVREKKTSKKRARGLKAMGSLDSDSD, from the exons ATGGAGAAGGATGGGAAGAGCAGTAAAAGTAGAGAGTCGGAGTTTGTGCTGCAGTGGGGGAACAAGAAGAGGCTTAGATGTCAGAAGGTGAAGGTCAAGAAAGAACGAACCTTTGATGACAACAACATGCCCAAATCCAGGAAACTCAAAGACTCTCCCTCTCCACTACTTCAGCGCATCAACAA GAGCTCAGCGCCACCAATGAATAGTAGGAAGTTATTTATCACATCTCCAGAGAAGGAAGATAGGTATTACACAACTAGGGGTTCCTTAGGCTTAGATGATAATGGTAAGATGTTAGGATTAGATCACCATGGTCATGCAGTGGAGGATAAAGGAAGCAATGTGTGGCCTAAATTGTTCCTATCATTGTCTAGCAAAGAAAAGGAAGAGGATTTCATGGCAATGAAAGGGTGTAAGTTACCGCAAAGGCCCAAGAAAAGAGGAAAGTTGCTTCAAAAGAGCTTACAT TTGGTAATGCCAGGTGTATGGTTATCAGATTTGTGCCGAGAGAGGTATGAAGTGAGGGAGAAGAAGACTTCCAAAAAG AGAGCCAGGGGATTGAAGGCTATGGGAAGTTTGGATAGTGATTCAGACTGA
- the LOC126787587 gene encoding receptor-like protein 2 has product MAYCFLLVIVFCCILVTTANIIHACNQIEHTSLSTFFLALSSPSSLNWTSNDCCHWEGINCDAAGLVTHLSLPSKGLTLKQGTTFPSWKLPLENLSHLTHLNLSYNSLDQTVASFLSLSHLEVLDLRSNLLSGELPLSLPSNIQLLDLSNNHISGPIPSRFFRQARKLTSFQVSNNMFSGSIPSSICLHSSPLISLLDFSFNDFSGSLSSGLGECSQLKVFRAGHNNLSGLLPQDIYKVARLEDIALPFNSLDGVIEDRLSNLTNLVILDLQVNQLRGVLPLNFGSLSKLKLLLLHWNNLEGSIPPSLMNCTNLVELNLLGNKLQGDISGLNFSKLTQLTVLDLLSNKLNGSLPMSLYSCKSLKAIRLGINNIEGEIQPEILSLKSLSFLSISHSRLSNITKAMNILRHSKSLVFLSFLFSFEAGEESPADFGIVDFDGGFQNLVFLNLRGCNLAGKMPAWLSKLKNLAVLSLADNKITGPIPSQLGTLPRLFHVDFCSNRIEGEFPKQLLGLPMLVSKSNQSAHQDDVYLELPVFNTGKQYRSLSYFPRMLRLMHNDLHGSIPIEIGHLDRLQGLWLSNNSLSGSIPTQISNIKDLNSLQLSENHLSGEIPSSLNSLNFLSALNVSYNNLEGRIPKGTQIQGLNASAFEGNPKLCGLPLPNECQASNKIDDQDVDNNEEHGIPWFYVPTGLGFIIGFWGVCCSLIFFKAWRYAYFRFIEKVQDMLYVMIVVRVNKMKRRVSAGLLDVDL; this is encoded by the coding sequence ATGGCttattgttttcttcttgtaATTGTATTTTGTTGCATACTGGTTACTACTGCCAATATCATCCATGCATGCAACCAAATTGAACACACTTCTCTCTCGACCTTCTTTCTTGCTCTTTCTTCTCCCTCTTCCTTAAATTGGACATCCAACGACTGTTGCCACTGGGAAGGCATCAATTGCGATGCCGCTGGTTTGGTCACTCATCTCTCTTTGCCCTCCAAAGGGCTCACACTCAAACAAGGTACTACTTTTCCTTCATGGAAGCTACCACTTGAAAATCTCTCACATCTCACCCACTTGAATCTCTCCTACAATTCCTTAGATCAAACTGTTGCctccttcttgtccttgagtCATCTTGAGGTCCTAGATTTGAGGTCTAACCTTCTTTCTGGGGAGCTACCACTTTCTCTACCATCCAATATCCAATTGCTGGATTTGTCCAACAATCACATCAGTGGTCCAATTCCATCTCGATTTTTTCGACAAGCTAGAAAGTTAACTAGTTTCCAGGTTAGCAATAATATGTTCTCAGGATCAATCCCCTCCTCGATCTGTCTTCACTCTTCTCCATTGATCAGTTTATTGGATTTTTCCTTTAATGATTTCAGTGGCAGTTTGTCTAGTGGATTAGGAGAGTGTTCTCAACTCAAAGTTTTTCGTGCCGGGCACAATAACCTCTCAGGGTTACTTCCACAAGATATCTACAAAGTTGCCAGACTTGAAGATATTGCACTACCTTTCAATTCACTTGATGGGGTCATTGAGGATAGACTTTCGAATCTAACTAACCTTGTGATTCTTGACCTCCAAGTCAACCAATTGAGAGGTGTGCTTCCTCTCAATTTTGGTAGTCTCTCCAAGTTGAAACTCTTGCTCCTTCATTGGAACAATCTTGAAGGTTCTATACCCCCATCTTTGATGAATTGCACAAACCTTGTAGAGCTAAATCTATTAGGCAATAAGCTCCAGGGGGATATTTCCGGGCTTAATTTCTCAAAACTTACTCAACTTACTGTACTTGACCTCCTTTCCAATAAGTTGAATGGCAGTTTGCCAATGAGTCTATATTCTTGCAAGTCCCTTAAAGCAATTCGACTTGGTATAAACAATATAGAGGGAGAGATACAACCTGAGATTCTATCACTGAAATCCTTGTCCTTCCTGTCCATTTCTCACAGTAGGTTGAGCAATATCACAAAGGCAATGAACATACTGAGGCATTCCAAAAGTCTTGTATTTTTATCCTTTCTGTTTAGTTTTGAAGCAGGCGAGGAGAGTCCAGCTGATTTCGGAATAGTTGATTTTGATGGCGGGTTTCAAAATCTTGTATTTTTGAATCTGCGTGGTTGTAACCTCGCCGGTAAGATGCCTGCATGGTTATCCAAGCTCAAAAATCTAGCAGTGTTAAGTTTAGCTGATAATAAAATCACAGGACCAATTCCAAGTCAGTTGGGGACTCTCCCAAGGCTGTTTCATGTGGATTTTTGTTCAAACAGAATTGAAGGTGAATTTCCGAAGCAACTTCTGGGACTACCTATGTTGGTTTCTAAATCTAATCAAAGTGCACATCAGGATGATGTTTATCTTGAACTGCCTGTGTTCAACACGGGTAAGCAATACAGGTCCTTGTCTTACTTTCCACGGATGCTGAGATTGATGCACAACGACTTGCATGGAAGTATACCTATTGAAATTGGCCATTTGGATCGTCTCCAAGGCTTGTGGCTTAGCAACAACAGCTTGAGCGGCAGCATCCCCACCCAAATATCAAACATCAAAGACTTGAATAGTTTGCAACTCTCCGAGAATCATTTGTCCGGAGAAATCCCATCATCATTGAATAGCTTGAATTTCTTGTCGGCTCTTAATGTCTCCTACAACAATCTGGAAGGGCGAATACCAAAAGGAACTCAAATCCAAGGCCTTAATGCATCTGCATTTGAAGGGAACCCGAAACTTTGTGGCCTTCCACTTCCAAATGAGTGCCAAGCAAGTAACAAAATTGATGACCAAGACGTGGACAACAACGAGGAACATGGTATTCCGTGGTTTTATGTTCCTACTGGGCTCGGGTTTATTATAGGATTCTGGGGAGTCTGTTGCTCGTTGATTTTCTTCAAGGCATGGAGATATGCGTACTTCCGTTTCATAGAAAAGGTACAAGATATGTTGTACGTAATGATCGTTGTGCGTGTCAACAAGATGAAGAGGAGGGTTAGTGCTGGGTTGCTAGACGTTGATTTGTAA